Proteins found in one Plasmodium malariae genome assembly, chromosome: 13 genomic segment:
- the PmUG01_13041500 gene encoding prefoldin subunit 2, putative encodes METANSIELSKLNEQNEAKSAYEQIEKDRVQLVSKIEELYQDVVEHKYNNKLFLEALENVPSDRRCYRMVGEILVERTVGEIKPALVDHKNKVEQIIAECQKKLDEKNNEISKIVKNTKSANITSDLVSNKAQDNMGNSTDKDKKPQGVIF; translated from the exons ATGGAAACTGCGAATAGCATTGAATTGTCCaaattaaatgaacaaaatgaagcTAAGTCAGCATACGAACAAATTGAAAAAGATAGAGTTCAATTAGTATCTAAGATAGAAGAATTGTATCAAGACGTAGTGGAACacaagtataataataaattat TCTTGGAAGCTTTAGAAAATGTTCCATCTGATAGAAGATGTTATAGAATGGTGGGAGAAATTTTAGTTGAAAGAACAGTTGGAGAGATTAAACCAGCTTTGGTAGATCATAAAAACAAG GTGGAACAAATTATAGCTGAGTGCCAAAAGAAATTAGACGaaaaaaataacgaaatttcaaaaattgtgaaaaa tacAAAGTCAGCGAATATAACTAGTGATCTTGTTTCAAACAAGGCTCAAGATAATATGGGCAATTCTACCGACAAGGACAAAAAACCCCAAGGtgtcattttttaa
- the PmUG01_13041600 gene encoding lysine--tRNA ligase, putative — protein MRKITRNITRKITRNLERKITRNLARKITRNTVRNIARNTARNIARNTARNIVRKIMRKKKKLLLLSFLLSAFSFLRKKSACFKRNNIIKLKNISTVNHKKNIYKNKKKYFILYSHGKEFFERVKKLNVLSDVLNIDAYPTSYIKRTIKINDLKNKYEFLKDGERKTDETYVVYGRVIVKRNNGMFLNIQDDTGNVQIYLDENILIHKKISEKDNAYTVRSVTSSMDVHYSNNLFGENSIHLSNEIGNGTVQKDDTNLCNQKDQYKNINGISARKIIDVGDFIAVKGFMRKSLRGEITLHTKEIYVLTKSLLPLPDKHKGMKDVEYKYRKRYLDFLTNKEQKEKIITRFKLIQEIRKILLKKKYIEVDTPILQLLPGGATAKAFETFLKSLNLVLYLRIAPELYLKKLIISGISEKIFELSKCFRNEGLSTIHNPEFTLLEIYKSYSNYKYMIKFAENLIKSLAKKFPSNPRYNIIQQKKKWKKISFIKIIKDYTSINFLNLSFDEAYNEARKLNITFDQTKDHLNWGLVVEEVFKKKVEPYLNNQPVHIFHLPSDTSPLSKTLNKNKKLSERFETYIGKMEIANGYSEEANALVQEKKFFSQYLLKYKINKENINSIEYLSNEKNVNQSNKVSLSPKHLTNDKDTINLSKQNLDNEHHEIDYDYVTALAHGLPPTGGLGIGVDRLCMLFTDSVSIKNVLSFPIIKPN, from the coding sequence ATGAGGAAAATAACGAGAAATATAACGAGAAAAATAACAAGAAATTTAGAGAGAAAAATAACAAGAAATTTAGCGAGAAAAATAACGAGAAATACTGTAAGAAATATAGCGAGAAATACTGCAAGAAATATAGCGAGAAATACTGCAAGAAATATAGTGAGAAaaataatgagaaaaaaaaaaaaattgctctTATTATCATTTCTTCTATCAGCATTTTCATTCTTGCGTAAAAAGTCCGCATGCTTTAAACGTAACAATATCATTAagttgaaaaatatttctacaGTAAACcacaagaaaaatatttataaaaataagaaaaaatatttcatccTATACAGTCATGGAAAGGAATTTTTTGAAAGAGTGAAAAAGCTAAACGTCTTGTCAGATGTTTTGAATATTGATGCGTATCCCACatcttatataaaaagaaccataaaaattaatgatttaaaaaataaatacgaaTTTCTAAAAGACGGTGAAAGGAAAACCGACGAAACGTATGTTGTTTATGGTCGAGTTATAGTAAAACGAAATAATGGCATGTTTCTGAATATACAAGATGACACAGGTAACGTGCAAATATATCtagatgaaaatattttaattcacaaaaaaatttctgAGAAGGATAATGCATATACGGTTAGAAGTGTAACGTCTAGTATGGATGTACATTATTCGAACAATCTTTTTGGAGAAAATTCCATTCATTTATCCAATGAAATAGGAAATGGTACTGTCCAGAAGGACGATACCAATTTGTGTAACCAAAAGGatcaatataaaaatataaacggAATAAGTGCACGGAAAATAATAGATGTAGGAGATTTTATAGCTGTAAAAGGTTTTATGAGAAAATCATTAAGAGGAGAAATTACACTACatacaaaagaaatatatgtactaaCAAAATCTCTTTTACCCCTACCAGACAAACATAAAGGTATGAAAGATgttgaatataaatatagaaaaagatatcttgattttttaactaataaagaacaaaaagagaaaattataacaagATTTAAGTTAATTcaagaaataagaaaaattttattaaaaaaaaaatatatagaagtAGATACACCcatattacaattattaccTGGTGGTGCTACGGCCAAAGCATttgaaacatttttaaaatcttTAAATTTAGTTTTGTATTTAAGAATTGCTCCTGAATTgtatttaaagaaattaattataagtGGAATAtcagaaaaaatttttgaattaaGTAAGTGTTTTCGTAATGAGGGCTTAAGTACTATTCATAACCCCGAGTTTACTTTACTTGAAATTTATAAGTCGTATTccaattataaatatatgataaaatttgctgaaaatttaataaaatcacTTGCAAAGAAATTTCCTTCTAATCCAcgttataatataatacagcaaaaaaaaaaatggaaaaaaatttcctttattaaaataataaaagattacacatctataaattttttgaatttatctTTTGATGAAGCTTATAATGAAGCTaggaaattaaatataaccTTTGATCAAACGAAAGATCATTTAAATTGGGGATTAGTTGTTGAagaagtttttaaaaaaaaagtggaaCCATACTTAAATAATCAGCCTGtgcatatatttcatttaccATCAGATACTTCTCCATTATCTAAAacattaaacaaaaataaaaaattatctgaAAGATTTGAAACATATATaggaaaaatggaaatagcTAATGGATATTCAGAGGAAGCAAATGCATTAgtacaggaaaaaaaattcttctctcaatatttattaaagtataaaattaataaagaaaacataaattcaattgaatatttaagtaatgagaaaaatgtaaatcaAAGCAACAAGGTCAGTCTTTCTCCTAAACACTTGACAAATGATAAGGACACTATTAATTTATCCAAACAGAATTTGGACAATGAACATCATGAAATTGATTACGATTATGTAACAGCATTGGCGCACGGCTTACCGCCAACTGGTGGATTAGGAATAGGAGTTGATCGGTTATGCATGTTGTTCACCGATTCAGTTTCCATCAAAAATGTGTTGTCATTTCCAATTATAAAgccaaattaa
- the PmUG01_13041700 gene encoding conserved Plasmodium protein, unknown function, with the protein MNIVKKIYIFHFLIIILKQLCFISSNKIKKEEMGIMDLLPSNSLLYPLDFQQNWQASEPIPLNIHYDVPSYGHKDLLTALEYHNDLENYEKEREEIKRKIIAEQNRLEEFLWNKIEFLKIKERNLQNQNFLRTHKNKI; encoded by the exons atgaatattgtaaaaaagatttatatCTTCCATTTTCTGATAATCATATTAAAGCAG ttatgttttatatcatcaaacaaaataaaaaaggaagaaatggGGATAATGGATTTGTTACCCAGTAATTCTTTACTATATCCTTTAGATTTTCAACAAAATTGGCAAGCATCTGAACCTATTCCTCTTAACATTCATTACGACGTCcc ATCATACGGACATAAGGATTTGCTCACTGCACTAGAGTACCACAATGATTtggaaaattatgaaaaggaaagg gaGGAAATAAAGAGAAAGATAATAGCAGAACAGAACAGATTAGAAGAATTTTTGTGGAACAAAATTGAATtccttaaaataaaagaaag aaattTGCAAAaccaaaattttttaaggactcataaaaataagatataa